One genomic segment of bacterium includes these proteins:
- the acpS gene encoding holo-[acyl-carrier-protein] synthase, which yields MVFGIGTDIVEIERIKKSHLEYGDKFLKRIFTQEEIDYCLKKENPYPSLAVRFASKEALVKAAHLGRNHTHTWTDVSVEVNPEGIPHVFLFNELKKHLQSTRIHLSVSHSHSYATAVVIIEK from the coding sequence ATGGTATTCGGCATAGGAACCGACATAGTTGAAATCGAACGAATTAAGAAAAGCCATTTGGAGTACGGCGATAAATTCCTTAAACGGATATTTACACAGGAAGAAATCGACTATTGTTTAAAAAAGGAAAATCCCTATCCTTCACTCGCCGTCCGATTTGCATCTAAAGAGGCTTTGGTAAAAGCCGCCCATCTCGGAAGAAACCACACGCACACATGGACGGACGTTTCGGTCGAGGTTAATCCCGAGGGCATCCCGCATGTATTTCTTTTTAATGAATTAAAAAAGCACCTGCAATCTACCCGCATCCATCTCAGCGTATCGCACTCCCACAGTTATGCAACAGCCGTAGTCATAATCGAAAAATAA
- the mgtE gene encoding magnesium transporter produces the protein MREKSKIEIDKEFIDDIKDLVDSKAEYLLKNILSDLHPSDISEILDHLDEEERNYVFQIIETEKASEVILELDNASREDILENLDEEQISDMLDEMQSDDAANIVQELDEETAEKVLSQLDYEDSQEVKELLKYDEDSAGGLMQLEFVSVFVTDTIHEAIEEVREKSKDVQKIYDIFVVNHDNQLVGVLSTETLLMVFPDKLVSEVMNHEFVFATTHQDQEEVAKIFKKYDLVTIPVTTPSGKLVGRITIDDIIDVIEEEASEDVSKMAGSVNEDVTETSSFRISKSRLPWLLTAMAGELVAAFVLSRFENSIQTILALAFFLPIIMAMAGNIAIQCSSIVIRGLATGEIGVLDIQRQIFKEIRVAGINGIILGVVLGSIVALWIGDVHIAIVVGTALICVIFFAAFNGTVFPLILKKFNIDPALAAGPFVTMTNDTLGIFIYLGIATFFLLNR, from the coding sequence ATGCGTGAAAAATCAAAAATAGAGATCGACAAGGAATTTATCGACGATATTAAAGATCTCGTGGATTCCAAAGCCGAATATTTGCTTAAAAATATTCTCAGTGATTTGCATCCGTCGGACATTTCCGAAATTCTGGATCATCTCGACGAGGAAGAGCGTAATTACGTATTCCAGATCATTGAAACCGAGAAAGCATCTGAGGTTATCCTCGAGCTGGATAACGCCTCGCGTGAAGACATTCTTGAAAATCTGGATGAGGAACAGATTTCTGATATGTTGGATGAAATGCAGTCGGATGATGCGGCAAATATTGTGCAGGAATTGGATGAAGAAACCGCTGAAAAAGTTCTGAGCCAACTCGACTACGAAGACTCGCAGGAAGTCAAAGAACTTCTGAAATATGACGAGGATTCGGCCGGCGGATTAATGCAGTTGGAATTCGTCAGCGTTTTCGTCACCGATACCATACATGAGGCTATAGAAGAAGTTCGCGAAAAATCCAAAGACGTTCAAAAGATTTATGATATTTTTGTTGTGAATCATGACAACCAATTGGTCGGCGTACTTTCTACAGAAACGCTTCTCATGGTCTTTCCTGACAAATTAGTTTCCGAAGTAATGAATCATGAATTTGTTTTTGCGACGACGCATCAGGATCAGGAAGAAGTTGCCAAAATATTTAAGAAGTACGATCTGGTTACTATTCCGGTTACGACGCCATCGGGTAAGTTGGTCGGCCGTATCACGATTGATGATATCATTGACGTCATTGAAGAAGAAGCGTCTGAAGACGTGTCAAAAATGGCGGGATCCGTCAATGAAGATGTAACGGAAACCTCCAGCTTCCGGATATCAAAATCACGCCTCCCATGGCTTTTGACCGCGATGGCGGGTGAATTGGTCGCTGCGTTTGTTCTCAGCCGTTTTGAAAATTCAATCCAAACGATTCTTGCGCTGGCTTTTTTTCTGCCGATCATCATGGCAATGGCGGGAAACATCGCAATACAATGCTCTTCGATAGTCATTCGCGGTTTAGCAACAGGTGAAATCGGCGTCCTGGACATTCAACGGCAGATATTCAAGGAAATTCGAGTTGCAGGAATAAACGGCATCATATTGGGAGTAGTTCTGGGAAGCATCGTAGCCTTGTGGATAGGAGACGTTCACATAGCTATCGTGGTGGGAACGGCGCTGATCTGTGTGATCTTTTTTGCCGCTTTTAACGGAACGGTGTTTCCGCTCATTTTGAAAAAATTTAACATCGACCCGGCTTTGGCGGCCGGTCCTTTTGTTACCATGACGAACGATACGCTCGGCATTTTTATTTACCTCGGCATAGCTACATTTTTTCTGCTTAACAGATAA